Proteins encoded within one genomic window of Pygocentrus nattereri isolate fPygNat1 chromosome 11, fPygNat1.pri, whole genome shotgun sequence:
- the si:ch211-256a21.4 gene encoding uncharacterized protein si:ch211-256a21.4, which produces MKGLELEDSTSRFRFAQSCLGLAGCLCISYAVWTPHWLDEKGLWANRNESSPDDIEGLGAQRVFAALSFLMAISSGVLCLVFAFCWTSRTVRSYSNTRSLLMAGQTLYPTTLLFITLTPTGFFFLLSWALFTSQHIAEIQDDITRLGSSYWLGVVGWALLLAVLPVVFLVEQCVVPDVLPELMRAAETWWKAPEVAYAHSFSESCHNKGEEFDNRLKRHLSVP; this is translated from the exons atgaaAGGACTAGAGCTAGAGGATTCCACAAGTCGCTTTCGATTCGCTCAGTCATGTTTGGGCCTGGCAGGCTGCTTGTGTATCAGCTACGCTGTCTGGACGCCTCACTGGCTGGACGAGAAGGGACTGTGGGCGAACAGGAATGAGTCCAGTCCAGATGATATTGAAG GTCTGGGGGCTCAAAGAGTCTTTGCTGCTCTTTCTTTCCTCATGGCCATTAGCTCAGGAGTTCTGTGTCTGGTCTTCGCTTTCTGCTGGACGTCTCGGACAGTGCGCTCTTACTCCAACACGCGCTCTCTGCTGATGGCAGGGCAGACACTCTACCCCACCACCCTGTTATTTATCACACTCACCCCTACAG GGTTCTTCTTTCTTCTAAGCTGGGCACTCTTTACCAGTCAGCACATTGCCGAAATCCAGGACGACATCACACGCCTGGGCTCCTCCTATTGGCTGGGCGTGGTGGGCTGGGCTCTGCTGTTGGCCGTGCTGCCGGTCGTGTTTCTGGTAGAGCAGTGTGTGGTGCCGGACGTCCTGCCTGAGCTGATGAGAGCAGCTGAGACGTGGTGGAAAGCTCCCGAGGTGGCGTACGCTCACTCTTTCAGTGAGAGCTGCCATAACAAGGGGGAAGAATTTGACAATAGGTTAAAGAGGCACCTGTCAGTGCCCTGA